A single region of the Lates calcarifer isolate ASB-BC8 linkage group LG3, TLL_Latcal_v3, whole genome shotgun sequence genome encodes:
- the LOC108881936 gene encoding perlucin-like protein isoform X10, producing the protein MSRPQSYTEGSTGGSTRGSKVTSERVAVLVLCALMAAAVIVIYRLSLAHFQTKKNLQTLRDEYEAVRRNLTERLSETKPCITVKPVCPKHPEVKKNDSCQKCETGWEQHGGQCYYFSTRRSSWNESRSFCQSEGGDLVKIDSREEQSFLEKTVRKKMDHDEDLFWIGLTDSKTEGEWLWVDDSPLNTSLSFWMTWEPDNWTVDDPDGENCARIGAIRDYDLIRWYDRSCKVNQKYICEKEAETGEYMVSCV; encoded by the exons ATGAGTCGTCCACAGAGCTACACAGAAG GTTCAACAGGTGGGTCTACcagagggtcaaaggtcacatcaGAGAGAGTGGCCGTGCTGGTTCTCTGTGCTCTGATGGCAGCTGCTGTCATTGTTATTTACCGTCTCT CTTTAGCTCATTTCCAAACCAAGAAAAACCTCCAAACACTGAGAGATGAGTACGAAGCTGTGAGAAGAAACCTCACAG AGAGGCTCAGTGAAACAAAACCATGCATCACAGTGAAGCCTGTTTGCCCAAAACATcctgaagtaaaaaaaa ATGATTCATGTCAGAAGTGTGAAACAGGCTGGGAGCAACATGGAGGACAGTGTTATTATTTCTCCACCAGACGTTCATCCTGGAATGAGAGCAGAAGCTTCTGCCAAAGTGAAGGAGGAGACCTGGTTAAGatagacagcagagaggagcag aGTTTCCTggagaaaacagtgagaaaaaaaatggaccATGATGAGGACTTGTTCTGGATCGGACTGACAGACTCAAAGACAGAGGGTGAATGGTTGTGGGTGGACGACTCACCACTGAACACAAG TCTGAGTTTTTGGATGACATGGGAGCCAGACAACTGGACAGTGGATGATCCTGATGGAGAGAACTGTGCAAGGATAGGGGCGATAAGAGATTATGACCTGATCCGCTGGTATGATAGATCCTGTAAAGTGAAtcagaaatatatttgtgagaaagaagcagaaactgGAGAATATATGGTCTCATGTGTCTGA
- the LOC108881936 gene encoding C-type lectin domain family 4 member C isoform X4, translating to MTGQSITQNEHWAPRGLFTNIWAHLHNTMHITTIAGQGGANFNNVLLSSTGEAPASQQTKSTRGSKFTSERVALMVLCALMATAAIVIYGLYLDNFQTLQTLRDENEALKRNLTERLSETKPCTTVQPVSSKPPEVKERLSETKPCITVPPVCPTPPEVKINDSCLKCETGWEQHGGQCYYFSTRRSSWKESRSFCKRRGGDLVKIDSREEQSFLEKTVRKKMDHDEDLFWIGLTDSKTEGEWLWVDDSPLNTSLSFWMTWEPDNWTVDDPDGENCARIGAIRDYDLIRWYDRSCKVNQKYICEKEAETGEYMVSCV from the exons ATGACTGGTCAAAGCATTACTCAAAATGAACACTGGGCTCCTCGAGGACTATTCACCAATATTTGGGCACATTTACATAACACTATGCACATAACAACTATTGCTGGTcaaggtggagctaattttaacaaTGTACTGCTGA GTTCAACAGGTGAAGCTCCTGCCtctcaacaaacaaaatctaccAGAGGGTCAAAGTTCACATCAGAGAGAGTGGCCCTGATGGTTCTCTGTGCTCTGATGGCAACTGCTGCCATTGTTATTTATGGTCTCT ATTTAGATAACTTCCAAACTCTCCAAACACTTAGAGATGAGAATGAAGCTCTGAAAAGAAACCTCACAG AGAGACTCAGTGAAACAAAACCATGCACCACAGTGCAGCCTGTGTCTTCAAAACCTCCTGAAGTAAAAG AGAGACTCAGTGAAACAAAACCATGCATCACGGTGCCCCCTGTTTGCCCAACACCTCCTGAAGTAAAAATAA ATGATTCATGTCTGAAGTGTGAAACAGGCTGGGAGCAACATGGAGGACAGTGTTATTATTTCTCCACCAGACGTTCATCCTGGAAAGAGAGCAGAAGCTTCTGCAAACGTCGAGGAGGAGACCTGGTTAAGatagacagcagagaggagcag aGTTTCCTggagaaaacagtgagaaaaaaaatggaccATGATGAGGACTTGTTCTGGATCGGACTGACAGACTCAAAGACAGAGGGTGAATGGTTGTGGGTGGACGACTCACCACTGAACACAAG TCTGAGTTTTTGGATGACATGGGAGCCAGACAACTGGACAGTGGATGATCCTGATGGAGAGAACTGTGCAAGGATAGGGGCGATAAGAGATTATGACCTGATCCGCTGGTATGATAGATCCTGTAAAGTGAAtcagaaatatatttgtgagaaagaagcagaaactgGAGAATATATGGTCTCATGTGTCTGA
- the LOC108881936 gene encoding C-type lectin domain family 4 member C isoform X1, with protein sequence MTGQSITQNEHWAPRGLFTNIWAHLHNTMHITTIAGQGGANFNNVLLSSTGEAPASQQTKSTRGSKFTSERVALMVLCALMATAAIVIYGLYLDNFQTLQTLRDENEALKRNLTERLSETKPCTTVQPVSSKPPEVKERLSETKPCITVPPVCPTPPEVKINDSCLKCETGWEQHGGQCYYFSTSRSSWEESRSLCKRRGGDLVKIDSREEQSFLEYRLRDIMDDPEDKFWIGLTDSKTEGEWLWVDDSPLNTSLSFWMTWEPDNWTVDDPDGENCARIGAIRDYDLIRWYDRSCKVNQKYICEKEAETGEYMVSCV encoded by the exons ATGACTGGTCAAAGCATTACTCAAAATGAACACTGGGCTCCTCGAGGACTATTCACCAATATTTGGGCACATTTACATAACACTATGCACATAACAACTATTGCTGGTcaaggtggagctaattttaacaaTGTACTGCTGA GTTCAACAGGTGAAGCTCCTGCCtctcaacaaacaaaatctaccAGAGGGTCAAAGTTCACATCAGAGAGAGTGGCCCTGATGGTTCTCTGTGCTCTGATGGCAACTGCTGCCATTGTTATTTATGGTCTCT ATTTAGATAACTTCCAAACTCTCCAAACACTTAGAGATGAGAATGAAGCTCTGAAAAGAAACCTCACAG AGAGACTCAGTGAAACAAAACCATGCACCACAGTGCAGCCTGTGTCTTCAAAACCTCCTGAAGTAAAAG AGAGACTCAGTGAAACAAAACCATGCATCACGGTGCCCCCTGTTTGCCCAACACCTCCTGAAGTAAAAATAA ATGATTCATGTCTGAAGTGTGAAACAGGCTGGGAGCAACATGGAGGACAGTGTTATTATTTCTCCACCAGCCGTTCATCCTGGGAAGAGAGCAGAAGCTTGTGCAAACGTCGAGGAGGAGACCTGGTTAAGatagacagcagagaggagcag aGTTTCCTGGAGTATAGACTGAGAGACATAATGGACGATCCTGAGGACAAGTTCTGGATCGGACTGACAGACTCAAAGACAGAGGGTGAATGGTTGTGGGTGGACGACTCACCACTGAACACAAG TCTGAGTTTTTGGATGACATGGGAGCCAGACAACTGGACAGTGGATGATCCTGATGGAGAGAACTGTGCAAGGATAGGGGCGATAAGAGATTATGACCTGATCCGCTGGTATGATAGATCCTGTAAAGTGAAtcagaaatatatttgtgagaaagaagcagaaactgGAGAATATATGGTCTCATGTGTCTGA
- the LOC108881936 gene encoding perlucin-like protein isoform X9: protein MSCDISVSSTGSTGGSTRGSKVTSERVAVLVLCALMAAAVIVIYRLSLAHFQTKKNLQTLRDEYEAVRRNLTERLSETKPCITVKPVCPKHPEVKKNDSCQKCETGWEQHGGQCYYFSTRRSSWNESRSFCQSEGGDLVKIDSREEQSFLEKTVRKKMDHDEDLFWIGLTDSKTEGEWLWVDDSPLNTSLSFWMTWEPDNWTVDDPDGENCARIGAIRDYDLIRWYDRSCKVNQKYICEKEAETGEYMVSCV from the exons ATGTCATGTgacatctctgtctcctctacAGGTTCAACAGGTGGGTCTACcagagggtcaaaggtcacatcaGAGAGAGTGGCCGTGCTGGTTCTCTGTGCTCTGATGGCAGCTGCTGTCATTGTTATTTACCGTCTCT CTTTAGCTCATTTCCAAACCAAGAAAAACCTCCAAACACTGAGAGATGAGTACGAAGCTGTGAGAAGAAACCTCACAG AGAGGCTCAGTGAAACAAAACCATGCATCACAGTGAAGCCTGTTTGCCCAAAACATcctgaagtaaaaaaaa ATGATTCATGTCAGAAGTGTGAAACAGGCTGGGAGCAACATGGAGGACAGTGTTATTATTTCTCCACCAGACGTTCATCCTGGAATGAGAGCAGAAGCTTCTGCCAAAGTGAAGGAGGAGACCTGGTTAAGatagacagcagagaggagcag aGTTTCCTggagaaaacagtgagaaaaaaaatggaccATGATGAGGACTTGTTCTGGATCGGACTGACAGACTCAAAGACAGAGGGTGAATGGTTGTGGGTGGACGACTCACCACTGAACACAAG TCTGAGTTTTTGGATGACATGGGAGCCAGACAACTGGACAGTGGATGATCCTGATGGAGAGAACTGTGCAAGGATAGGGGCGATAAGAGATTATGACCTGATCCGCTGGTATGATAGATCCTGTAAAGTGAAtcagaaatatatttgtgagaaagaagcagaaactgGAGAATATATGGTCTCATGTGTCTGA
- the LOC108881936 gene encoding CD209 antigen-like protein E isoform X5: protein MTGQSITQNEHWAPRGLFTNIWAHLHNTMHITTIAGQGGANFNNVLLSSTGEAPASQQTKSTRGSKFTSERVALMVLCALMATAAIVIYGLYLDNFQTLQTLRDENEALKRNLTERLSETKPCTTVQPVSSKPPEVKERLSETKPHTTVQPVCPRHPEVKINDSCLKCETGWEQHGGQCYYFSTRRSSWKESRSFCKRRGGDLVKIDSREEQSFLEKTVRKKMDHDEDLFWIGLTDSKTEGEWLWVDDSPLNTSLSFWMTWEPDNWTVDDPDGENCARIGAIRDYDLIRWYDRSCKVNQKYICEKEAETGEYMVSCV from the exons ATGACTGGTCAAAGCATTACTCAAAATGAACACTGGGCTCCTCGAGGACTATTCACCAATATTTGGGCACATTTACATAACACTATGCACATAACAACTATTGCTGGTcaaggtggagctaattttaacaaTGTACTGCTGA GTTCAACAGGTGAAGCTCCTGCCtctcaacaaacaaaatctaccAGAGGGTCAAAGTTCACATCAGAGAGAGTGGCCCTGATGGTTCTCTGTGCTCTGATGGCAACTGCTGCCATTGTTATTTATGGTCTCT ATTTAGATAACTTCCAAACTCTCCAAACACTTAGAGATGAGAATGAAGCTCTGAAAAGAAACCTCACAG AGAGACTCAGTGAAACAAAACCATGCACCACAGTGCAGCCTGTGTCTTCAAAACCTCCTGAAGTAAAAG agagactcagtgaaacaaaaccacacaccaCAGTGCAGCCTGTTTGCCCAAGACATCCAGAGGTAAAAATAA ATGATTCATGTCTGAAGTGTGAAACAGGCTGGGAGCAACATGGAGGACAGTGTTATTATTTCTCCACCAGACGTTCATCCTGGAAAGAGAGCAGAAGCTTCTGCAAACGTCGAGGAGGAGACCTGGTTAAGatagacagcagagaggagcag aGTTTCCTggagaaaacagtgagaaaaaaaatggaccATGATGAGGACTTGTTCTGGATCGGACTGACAGACTCAAAGACAGAGGGTGAATGGTTGTGGGTGGACGACTCACCACTGAACACAAG TCTGAGTTTTTGGATGACATGGGAGCCAGACAACTGGACAGTGGATGATCCTGATGGAGAGAACTGTGCAAGGATAGGGGCGATAAGAGATTATGACCTGATCCGCTGGTATGATAGATCCTGTAAAGTGAAtcagaaatatatttgtgagaaagaagcagaaactgGAGAATATATGGTCTCATGTGTCTGA
- the LOC108881936 gene encoding C-type lectin domain family 4 member F isoform X7, giving the protein MTGQSITQNEHWAPRGLFTNIWAHLHNTMHITTIAGQGGANFNNVLLSSTGEAPASQQTKSTRGSKFTSERVALMVLCALMATAAIVIYGLYLDNFQTLQTLRDENEALKRNLTERLSETKPCTTVQPVSSKPPEVKERLSETKPCITVPPVCPTPPEVKINDSCLKCETGWEQHGGQCYYFSTSRSSWEESRSLCKRRGGDLVKIDSREEQSFLEYRLREKMEAVQDRFWIGLTDSKTEGEWLWVDDSPLNTSLSFWMVKQPDNWTVDDPDGENCVRMGVIGGAINLKCWFDKSCKANQKYICEKQAENGHWSCV; this is encoded by the exons ATGACTGGTCAAAGCATTACTCAAAATGAACACTGGGCTCCTCGAGGACTATTCACCAATATTTGGGCACATTTACATAACACTATGCACATAACAACTATTGCTGGTcaaggtggagctaattttaacaaTGTACTGCTGA GTTCAACAGGTGAAGCTCCTGCCtctcaacaaacaaaatctaccAGAGGGTCAAAGTTCACATCAGAGAGAGTGGCCCTGATGGTTCTCTGTGCTCTGATGGCAACTGCTGCCATTGTTATTTATGGTCTCT ATTTAGATAACTTCCAAACTCTCCAAACACTTAGAGATGAGAATGAAGCTCTGAAAAGAAACCTCACAG AGAGACTCAGTGAAACAAAACCATGCACCACAGTGCAGCCTGTGTCTTCAAAACCTCCTGAAGTAAAAG AGAGACTCAGTGAAACAAAACCATGCATCACGGTGCCCCCTGTTTGCCCAACACCTCCTGAAGTAAAAATAA ATGATTCATGTCTGAAGTGTGAAACAGGCTGGGAGCAACATGGAGGACAGTGTTATTATTTCTCCACCAGCCGTTCATCCTGGGAAGAGAGCAGAAGCTTGTGCAAACGTCGAGGAGGAGACCTGGTTAAGatagacagcagagaggagcag aGTTTCCTGGAGTatagactgagagaaaaaatggaGGCTGTTCAGGACAGGTTCTGGATCGGACTGACAGACTCAAAGACAGAGGGTGAATGGTTGTGGGTGGACGACTCACCACTGAACACAAG TCTGAGTTTTTGGATGGTAAAACAGCCAGACAACTGGACAGTGGATGATCCTGATGGAGAGAACTGTGTGAGGATGGGGGTGATAGGAGGAGCAATAAATCTGAAGTGCTGGTTTGATAAATCCTGCAAAGCAAAtcagaaatatatttgtgaGAAACAAGCAGAGAACGGACACTGGTCATGTGTCTGA
- the LOC108881936 gene encoding C-type lectin domain family 4 member C isoform X2, with product MTGQSITQNEHWAPRGLFTNIWAHLHNTMHITTIAGQGGANFNNVLLSSTGEAPASQQTKSTRGSKFTSERVALMVLCALMATAAIVIYGLYLDNFQTLQTLRDENEALKRNLTERLSETKPCTTVQPVSSKPPEVKERLSETKPCITVPPVCPTPPEVKINDSCLKCETGWEQHGGQCYYFSTSRSSWEESRSLCKRRGGDLVKIDSREEQSFLEKTVRKKMDHDEDLFWIGLTDSKTEGEWLWVDDSPLNTSLSFWMTWEPDNWTVDDPDGENCARIGAIRDYDLIRWYDRSCKVNQKYICEKEAETGEYMVSCV from the exons ATGACTGGTCAAAGCATTACTCAAAATGAACACTGGGCTCCTCGAGGACTATTCACCAATATTTGGGCACATTTACATAACACTATGCACATAACAACTATTGCTGGTcaaggtggagctaattttaacaaTGTACTGCTGA GTTCAACAGGTGAAGCTCCTGCCtctcaacaaacaaaatctaccAGAGGGTCAAAGTTCACATCAGAGAGAGTGGCCCTGATGGTTCTCTGTGCTCTGATGGCAACTGCTGCCATTGTTATTTATGGTCTCT ATTTAGATAACTTCCAAACTCTCCAAACACTTAGAGATGAGAATGAAGCTCTGAAAAGAAACCTCACAG AGAGACTCAGTGAAACAAAACCATGCACCACAGTGCAGCCTGTGTCTTCAAAACCTCCTGAAGTAAAAG AGAGACTCAGTGAAACAAAACCATGCATCACGGTGCCCCCTGTTTGCCCAACACCTCCTGAAGTAAAAATAA ATGATTCATGTCTGAAGTGTGAAACAGGCTGGGAGCAACATGGAGGACAGTGTTATTATTTCTCCACCAGCCGTTCATCCTGGGAAGAGAGCAGAAGCTTGTGCAAACGTCGAGGAGGAGACCTGGTTAAGatagacagcagagaggagcag aGTTTCCTggagaaaacagtgagaaaaaaaatggaccATGATGAGGACTTGTTCTGGATCGGACTGACAGACTCAAAGACAGAGGGTGAATGGTTGTGGGTGGACGACTCACCACTGAACACAAG TCTGAGTTTTTGGATGACATGGGAGCCAGACAACTGGACAGTGGATGATCCTGATGGAGAGAACTGTGCAAGGATAGGGGCGATAAGAGATTATGACCTGATCCGCTGGTATGATAGATCCTGTAAAGTGAAtcagaaatatatttgtgagaaagaagcagaaactgGAGAATATATGGTCTCATGTGTCTGA
- the LOC108881936 gene encoding C-type lectin domain family 7 member A isoform X8 yields the protein MTGQSITQNEHWAPRGLFTNIWAHLHNTMHITTIAGQGGANFNNVLLSSTGEAPASQQTKSTRGSKFTSERVALMVLCALMATAAIVIYGLYLDNFQTLQTLRDENEALKRNLTERLSETKPCTTVQPVSSKPPEVKERLSETKPCITVPPVCPTPPEVKINDSCLKCETGWEQHGGQCYYFSTSRSSWEESRSLCKRRGGDLVKIDSREEQSFLEYRLRDIMDDPEDKFWIGLTDSKTEGEWLWVDDSPLNTSLSFWMTWESDDWTGEDPDGEDCVRMGVRGGAINLRCWFDKSCKVSQRYICEKKSRN from the exons ATGACTGGTCAAAGCATTACTCAAAATGAACACTGGGCTCCTCGAGGACTATTCACCAATATTTGGGCACATTTACATAACACTATGCACATAACAACTATTGCTGGTcaaggtggagctaattttaacaaTGTACTGCTGA GTTCAACAGGTGAAGCTCCTGCCtctcaacaaacaaaatctaccAGAGGGTCAAAGTTCACATCAGAGAGAGTGGCCCTGATGGTTCTCTGTGCTCTGATGGCAACTGCTGCCATTGTTATTTATGGTCTCT ATTTAGATAACTTCCAAACTCTCCAAACACTTAGAGATGAGAATGAAGCTCTGAAAAGAAACCTCACAG AGAGACTCAGTGAAACAAAACCATGCACCACAGTGCAGCCTGTGTCTTCAAAACCTCCTGAAGTAAAAG AGAGACTCAGTGAAACAAAACCATGCATCACGGTGCCCCCTGTTTGCCCAACACCTCCTGAAGTAAAAATAA ATGATTCATGTCTGAAGTGTGAAACAGGCTGGGAGCAACATGGAGGACAGTGTTATTATTTCTCCACCAGCCGTTCATCCTGGGAAGAGAGCAGAAGCTTGTGCAAACGTCGAGGAGGAGACCTGGTTAAGatagacagcagagaggagcag aGTTTCCTGGAGTATAGACTGAGAGACATAATGGACGATCCTGAGGACAAGTTCTGGATCGGACTGACAGACTCAAAGACAGAGGGTGAATGGTTGTGGGTGGACGACTCACCACTGAACACAAG TCTGAGTTTTTGGATGACATGGGAGTCAGACGACTGGACTGGGGAGGATCCTGATGGAGAGGACTGTGTGAGGAtgggggtgagaggaggagcaaTAAATCTGAGGTGCTGGTTTGATAAATCCTGTAAAGTGTCTCAGAGATACAtttgtgagaaaaaaagcagaaactaG
- the LOC108881936 gene encoding C-type lectin domain family 7 member A isoform X6, with product MTGQSITQNEHWAPRGLFTNIWAHLHNTMHITTIAGQGGANFNNVLLSSTGEAPASQQTKSTRGSKFTSERVALMVLCALMATAAIVIYGLYLDNFQTLQTLRDENEALKRNLTERLSETKPCTTVQPVSSKPPEVKERLSETKPCITVPPVCPTPPEVKINDSCLKCETGWEQHGGQCYYFSTSRSSWEESRSLCKRRGGDLVKIDSREEQSFLEYRLRDIMDDPEDKFWIGLTDSKTEGEWLWVDDSPLNTSLSFWMVKQPDNWTVDDPDGENCVRMGVIGGAINLKCWFDKSCKANQKYICEKQAENGHWSCV from the exons ATGACTGGTCAAAGCATTACTCAAAATGAACACTGGGCTCCTCGAGGACTATTCACCAATATTTGGGCACATTTACATAACACTATGCACATAACAACTATTGCTGGTcaaggtggagctaattttaacaaTGTACTGCTGA GTTCAACAGGTGAAGCTCCTGCCtctcaacaaacaaaatctaccAGAGGGTCAAAGTTCACATCAGAGAGAGTGGCCCTGATGGTTCTCTGTGCTCTGATGGCAACTGCTGCCATTGTTATTTATGGTCTCT ATTTAGATAACTTCCAAACTCTCCAAACACTTAGAGATGAGAATGAAGCTCTGAAAAGAAACCTCACAG AGAGACTCAGTGAAACAAAACCATGCACCACAGTGCAGCCTGTGTCTTCAAAACCTCCTGAAGTAAAAG AGAGACTCAGTGAAACAAAACCATGCATCACGGTGCCCCCTGTTTGCCCAACACCTCCTGAAGTAAAAATAA ATGATTCATGTCTGAAGTGTGAAACAGGCTGGGAGCAACATGGAGGACAGTGTTATTATTTCTCCACCAGCCGTTCATCCTGGGAAGAGAGCAGAAGCTTGTGCAAACGTCGAGGAGGAGACCTGGTTAAGatagacagcagagaggagcag aGTTTCCTGGAGTATAGACTGAGAGACATAATGGACGATCCTGAGGACAAGTTCTGGATCGGACTGACAGACTCAAAGACAGAGGGTGAATGGTTGTGGGTGGACGACTCACCACTGAACACAAG TCTGAGTTTTTGGATGGTAAAACAGCCAGACAACTGGACAGTGGATGATCCTGATGGAGAGAACTGTGTGAGGATGGGGGTGATAGGAGGAGCAATAAATCTGAAGTGCTGGTTTGATAAATCCTGCAAAGCAAAtcagaaatatatttgtgaGAAACAAGCAGAGAACGGACACTGGTCATGTGTCTGA
- the LOC108881936 gene encoding C-type lectin domain family 4 member C isoform X3 — translation MTGQSITQNEHWAPRGLFTNIWAHLHNTMHITTIAGQGGANFNNVLLSSTGEAPASQQTKSTRGSKFTSERVALMVLCALMATAAIVIYGLYLDNFQTLQTLRDENEALKRNLTERLSETKPCTTVQPVSSKPPEVKERLSETKPCITVPPVCPTPPEVKINDSCLKCETGWEQHGGQCYYFSTSRSSWEESRSLCKRRGGDLVKIDSREEQSFLEYRLREKMEAVQDRFWIGLTDSKTEGEWLWVDDSPLNTSLSFWMTWEPDNWTVDDPDGENCARIGAIRDYDLIRWYDRSCKVNQKYICEKEAETGEYMVSCV, via the exons ATGACTGGTCAAAGCATTACTCAAAATGAACACTGGGCTCCTCGAGGACTATTCACCAATATTTGGGCACATTTACATAACACTATGCACATAACAACTATTGCTGGTcaaggtggagctaattttaacaaTGTACTGCTGA GTTCAACAGGTGAAGCTCCTGCCtctcaacaaacaaaatctaccAGAGGGTCAAAGTTCACATCAGAGAGAGTGGCCCTGATGGTTCTCTGTGCTCTGATGGCAACTGCTGCCATTGTTATTTATGGTCTCT ATTTAGATAACTTCCAAACTCTCCAAACACTTAGAGATGAGAATGAAGCTCTGAAAAGAAACCTCACAG AGAGACTCAGTGAAACAAAACCATGCACCACAGTGCAGCCTGTGTCTTCAAAACCTCCTGAAGTAAAAG AGAGACTCAGTGAAACAAAACCATGCATCACGGTGCCCCCTGTTTGCCCAACACCTCCTGAAGTAAAAATAA ATGATTCATGTCTGAAGTGTGAAACAGGCTGGGAGCAACATGGAGGACAGTGTTATTATTTCTCCACCAGCCGTTCATCCTGGGAAGAGAGCAGAAGCTTGTGCAAACGTCGAGGAGGAGACCTGGTTAAGatagacagcagagaggagcag aGTTTCCTGGAGTatagactgagagaaaaaatggaGGCTGTTCAGGACAGGTTCTGGATCGGACTGACAGACTCAAAGACAGAGGGTGAATGGTTGTGGGTGGACGACTCACCACTGAACACAAG TCTGAGTTTTTGGATGACATGGGAGCCAGACAACTGGACAGTGGATGATCCTGATGGAGAGAACTGTGCAAGGATAGGGGCGATAAGAGATTATGACCTGATCCGCTGGTATGATAGATCCTGTAAAGTGAAtcagaaatatatttgtgagaaagaagcagaaactgGAGAATATATGGTCTCATGTGTCTGA